In Janthinobacterium agaricidamnosum NBRC 102515 = DSM 9628, the DNA window GGCCGGCAGCATGCCGAGTTTCTGGTACGGCGATTTGGCGACGCGCTCGGCCGGCGCTTCGGTCCTGGCCTGCGTGTCGTTATTGATCATGCCGCTCAAGATGGTTTTCAGACCGGGGATGGTTTCCTTCTGGCCGCGCCGGTCGATGGTGCGGTCGGTTGCGTTGGCGTACTTGAGGCGGAACACCATGATCTGCTTGTCTTGCGGCGCGACGCCTTTTTCCTTGGCCGTCGGCGTCAGCAACTTGCGCGCCAGTTCGACATACGGCCGCGGGCCGCTGACGATCACCGCGCCGTCTTCCGGCAGTTCACCCCAGCCGAAACGGCTGTCGAACAGGCCCAGGCCGACCAGCGCCGGCTTGGCGTCGGGCACCGCGGCTTCGCCGATGTTCAGCCGGGCGGTGGTGTAGTCGCCGTCCGGCACGATGTACAGCGTGGCATTGTAGACAAACCAGCGGAAATGCTGCGTCGCTCCCAGGCGATCGAGGAAGTCGCTGCCGCTGTCGGCCTTGATGCGGCCCTTGACGCGCGACGCTTCGGTCAGGCTGCTCTCGACCCGCACGCCATAGGCGGTGGCGAATTCAGCCAGCACTTTTTCCAGCCCCATGCCGTTGGCGTCGACCGAATAGGCGGTGTCTTTCCAGTTGGCGGGCGTGCTGGCCGCCGCCGGCAGCGCCGTCATCAGCGGTACCGCCAGCGAGGCCGCCAGCAGGAGCGCGCGGCGCCATGACGAAAAATGACTGTGGTTCATGGTATTCCTTTTGCAAGAGCCATGCGCATGCGCAGTTCCTGGCGTTGCCGTGGCGATTGGGCGTTGCGTGCCGCCGGCGGCGCTGCCAGGTTGAGGCGCCAGTAGGCGACCTGGTTCAACAAGGTTTCCAGCGGCTGCGCGGCCTGGCTCCAGTGCGTCACGCCAGGCAGCCACTGACTCAGCAGCAAGCTGTTGCCGTCTTCCGACAGGCGCAGGCCGGCGTCGAAATACTGTGCGCTGGAAAAGCCCAGCCGCAGCGCCGCGTTCAGCCGTTCGCCGTTGGATGGCGCATACAGCACCGCGCTCAGTTCCGCGCCGCCGGGACGCGGCGTCAGCGTGACTGTCTCGCCATCGATCTCGGCCGGCACGCCCGGCGCCAGTCGCGCCAGCCATGCCGCGACGGTGTTGTCGTCGGCGCCCAAGATCAGCGGCCCGATTCGGTCAGCACGGTCTTCATCGGCTTTTCATGCAGCAGGCTTTGCGCCAGCATGACGTTGCGGATCGCCCAGCTTTTTTCCATCAGCCGCGAGAATTCGGCCGGGTCCGGCTGCTCGCCGTCGGCCTGGCGCCGCATGAAGTCTTCCATCTGATCCGCATTCTTGTCATCTTGCCGGTTCAAACGGCTGAGGTCCCGCAGCGCCGCCAGATTTGTGTCGTTCATAGTCAGGTTCTCTTTCAGGGTGGAGGGAAAAGCGCGCACCGTCGGCGTCATTTTCATGGCGCCGGCGGCCCGCGGGCCTTGCGATGAAAGCATTCTAAGTGAGTCGCGCCGCGCACGACGATCTGGATGAGATTTGTTGAGACACTGCTTTTTCAACGTCTCGTACAATCGAATCGTCGAGTAAGGCCAGGCGTATCTCCGGCGCCGCCGGTGCCGAAAACAATCGGGCACGTCTAGTCGTTTTGCGCATAAAAAAGGAAAACAACTGATGCAAGTCACATCTTTTTGGCGATCGCGCCAACTGGCGATACTGCTGTTACTGGCCGGCGCCGCGATCCGCTCGCAAGCCGCCGATCCCTTGCCGCCAGTGGGCTGGACCTTGCCGGTGCTGGGCGTACCGGGCGGCGCCCTGTACGGCCGTGCGATGCCTGCCGCGTCTTCCGCCGGCGCCGATGCGCAGGAAGAGGATTGCATCGAAGATGAACCGGCGCCGGTCCGTGCCGCGCCGTTCGCCGCGGCCATGGCGCAACCTGCCGCGCCGGGCGCCACGCCCGCCGCATCCGCCACCCTGCCTGCCGTCGTGACTGCCTCGGTGGCGACGCCGGTGGTGTCGCCCGAATGGCGCATCCTGGCCAGCGACAAGACCCTGAATGCGACGTTCAAGCGCTGGGCGGCGGCCGCCAACTGGCAATTGCTGTGGGAAGTGCCGGTCGATTATGCGGTCGACAGCGACACCACCATACCAGGCAGTTTCGAGAAGGCGGTCGAGACGGTCGCCAAGAGCATGGAATCGGCCGAAGTGCCAATGAAAGTCATTTTCTACCAGGGTAACCACGTCTTGCGTGTCGTCGAAAAAGGGACAGAACAATGAATCGTATCAACCGGACATGGCCAGGCGCCGCACTGTTCCTGATGCTCGCGGCGCTGGGCGGCTGCAGCGACTTGAGCAAGCGCGCTGAAAAAAGCATCGGCGAAGGAGATGTCAGCGCATCGCAATATGTCAAGCAAGTCGGGCAGAATATCCCGTCGCCGCAGCCGCAAGAGCCGTCGGCGGTCGAGCATGACAGCGGCATCTGGCTCAGCAAGAAGATAGTCCGGCGCGACGGCCCGTCGCTGCCGCCGGTGTTCCGCGAAACCGCGATTTTCGACCGTACCGTCTATTCGCTGCAAGAATTGGCCGAACGCCTGTCGCGCCAGTCCGGCCTGTCCGTGACGGTGCGTTCCGACGCGGCGCTGGCGGCGGCCCGGCTGCAATCCGATGGCGGCCAGGCAAACGGCGCGCCAGTCTCGGTGGCGCCTGGCCAGAATGCGCCGTATGCCGCCTTGCCGCCCGGCGTGCCGGGCGGCGCGCAGGGCAATGGCGTGCCGCCGGCGCCGGGCGCGGCCAACCCGCTGCGCGGCGGCGCCAGGGCGCCGCTCGGCGTGCGCCTGGTGCATACCGAAGGCGACTTTAAAAGCTTGCTCGACCAGGCCGCGCTGCGCTTTGGCGTGTCATGGAAATATGCCGATGGCGGCGTGAGTTTTTACTTCATGGATTCGCATACTTACCAGATCAATACCTTCCCCGGCGAAGCCAAGTTTTCGGCCTCGGTCAGCAGCGGCGCCAGTTCCAGCGGCGGCGTGTCCACCGCTGGCGCCGGCGGCGCGGCGGCGGGCGGCACGGGCGGCGGTTCGGATGGCGTCAATTCCAACAACCGCCAGAATACCGCCGTCGCGTCGTCGCTGTCGGTGTACGGCAATGTCGAAAAGACCGTCGAGGCGCTGTTGTCGCCGTATGGCAAGGTGGTGTCGTCGCCGGCCACCGGTTCGATCACGGTGATCGACGTGCCCGAAGTGCAGCAGCGGGTGGCGGCCTATATCGCCAACGAGAACAGCGTCATGTCGCGCCAGATCGCCATCAATGTGACGGTGCTGGCGGTGAGCCTGAACGACTCCGACGAATACGGCATCAACTGGAACCTGGTGTACAACAATTTGTCGAATAATTACGGCATCAAGAATGCGCTCGATTCGACCACCACGACCGGCTTTTCCGCCGGCCTGCTGAGTTCCGCGAGCGGCAAGTTCTCCGGCAGTTCGCTGCTGATCAAGGCATTGGCGCAGCAGGGCCAGGTGCGCCGCCAGACCAGCGCCACCGTGGTCACGCTGAACAACCAGCCGGTGCCGGTGCAAGTGGCGCGCCAGACCAGCTATGTGCAGTCGTCGCAGACCACCCTGACGCCGCAGGTCGGCAGCGCCACCACGGTGACGCCGGGCACCGTGACCACCGGCTTTAATATGAGCATCCTGCCGCATATCCTGGAGAACGGTAACGTGATGCTGCAATTTTCCACCGATATCTCGGCGCTGAACAAGCTGCGTCCGGTGGGCAGCAAGGAAAACGGCGTGGAAGTGCCGGAAGTCGATACCCGC includes these proteins:
- a CDS encoding toxin co-regulated pilus biosynthesis Q family protein → MQVTSFWRSRQLAILLLLAGAAIRSQAADPLPPVGWTLPVLGVPGGALYGRAMPAASSAGADAQEEDCIEDEPAPVRAAPFAAAMAQPAAPGATPAASATLPAVVTASVATPVVSPEWRILASDKTLNATFKRWAAAANWQLLWEVPVDYAVDSDTTIPGSFEKAVETVAKSMESAEVPMKVIFYQGNHVLRVVEKGTEQ
- a CDS encoding PilN family type IVB pilus formation outer membrane protein, with amino-acid sequence MNRINRTWPGAALFLMLAALGGCSDLSKRAEKSIGEGDVSASQYVKQVGQNIPSPQPQEPSAVEHDSGIWLSKKIVRRDGPSLPPVFRETAIFDRTVYSLQELAERLSRQSGLSVTVRSDAALAAARLQSDGGQANGAPVSVAPGQNAPYAALPPGVPGGAQGNGVPPAPGAANPLRGGARAPLGVRLVHTEGDFKSLLDQAALRFGVSWKYADGGVSFYFMDSHTYQINTFPGEAKFSASVSSGASSSGGVSTAGAGGAAAGGTGGGSDGVNSNNRQNTAVASSLSVYGNVEKTVEALLSPYGKVVSSPATGSITVIDVPEVQQRVAAYIANENSVMSRQIAINVTVLAVSLNDSDEYGINWNLVYNNLSNNYGIKNALDSTTTTGFSAGLLSSASGKFSGSSLLIKALAQQGQVRRQTSATVVTLNNQPVPVQVARQTSYVQSSQTTLTPQVGSATTVTPGTVTTGFNMSILPHILENGNVMLQFSTDISALNKLRPVGSKENGVEVPEVDTRNFLQRVSMKSNQTLIISGFEQNEDTFNQNGIGRPDNFVLGGGKKAAKNKDVIVILVTPTTVSSL